Proteins from a single region of Lysinibacillus sp. JNUCC-52:
- a CDS encoding VOC family protein, with amino-acid sequence MIKGLYEAHLPVSDLQKSIIFYEKLGLELAYVQNKLAFFWIVKGESWLGLWESEEAKLDYHPSIRHIAFKIDEEDLASVKEWLQSIDIEIKTAFGYSPAQQPLVLPNNPHAHAAIYFADPDGNSIELITPLRLDVEEDFPMMSINDRYKKMMDTRLA; translated from the coding sequence ATGATAAAGGGACTGTATGAAGCACATCTGCCAGTAAGTGATCTACAAAAGTCTATTATCTTTTATGAAAAACTAGGACTTGAATTAGCTTATGTGCAAAATAAATTAGCATTTTTTTGGATTGTCAAAGGGGAAAGCTGGCTTGGACTTTGGGAAAGCGAGGAGGCGAAATTAGATTATCATCCTTCTATTCGGCATATAGCTTTCAAAATTGATGAAGAAGATTTAGCAAGTGTGAAAGAGTGGTTGCAATCCATTGATATTGAAATAAAAACAGCATTTGGCTATTCTCCTGCACAACAACCGCTTGTTTTACCAAATAATCCACATGCACATGCTGCAATTTATTTTGCTGATCCAGATGGCAATTCCATTGAGCTGATTACGCCATTGAGACTAGATGTCGAGGAAGACTTTCCTATGATGTCTATAAATGACCGGTACAAAAAAATGATGGATACTCGATTGGCATAA
- a CDS encoding MFS transporter: MWKNHNVWIILLGEFVVGLGLWAGIIGNLAFMQEVVPSDFHKSLIISIGILAGLVVAPLAGRLIDQSKKKTVIQFASLGRIISVFFMFIALYTNSVIWMILFLITLQIAAAFYMPALQSIIPMVVKDKDLITLNAWQMNARTISRIVGTAAAGLMLSYFELKWLYIISLIVYILMYFITNGLKLDETMNLSIQGKEKGGFKEVLPMLKEQPVVLMTLVLMLIPTLFLGSFNLVIMKISEIHQSTTISGLLYTVEGIGFMLGAAGLKYIADRVNLGTLLFGLAFIIGFMELLLLLADNTFFALLTFGLFGFSVGCFFPTTMVIFQKQVPKAFHGRFFSFRNMIDSVVFQIVLLSTGMMLDLIGLNGMGLVFGIISLSLTISFLLFSKKKNVIMHAQ; this comes from the coding sequence ATGTGGAAAAATCACAACGTATGGATTATTTTATTAGGTGAGTTTGTAGTAGGACTTGGCTTATGGGCAGGGATTATTGGAAATCTAGCTTTTATGCAAGAGGTCGTTCCTTCTGATTTCCATAAATCATTAATTATTTCAATTGGTATTCTTGCTGGTTTAGTCGTAGCGCCGCTGGCAGGACGTCTAATTGACCAATCAAAGAAAAAAACGGTCATTCAGTTTGCAAGTTTAGGTCGCATAATTAGCGTATTTTTTATGTTTATTGCTCTTTATACAAATTCTGTCATTTGGATGATACTGTTTTTAATTACATTGCAAATTGCAGCAGCATTTTATATGCCCGCATTACAATCAATTATTCCAATGGTTGTTAAGGATAAAGATTTAATTACATTAAATGCATGGCAAATGAATGCTCGAACGATTTCTCGAATCGTTGGTACTGCGGCAGCTGGTTTAATGTTAAGCTATTTTGAGTTGAAATGGTTGTATATTATATCGCTAATTGTATACATACTTATGTATTTCATTACTAACGGATTAAAGCTAGATGAAACGATGAATCTGTCTATCCAAGGTAAGGAAAAAGGTGGATTTAAGGAAGTTTTACCTATGCTCAAAGAGCAACCAGTCGTTTTAATGACACTTGTTCTAATGTTAATCCCAACACTATTTTTAGGCTCATTTAATTTAGTCATTATGAAAATATCTGAAATTCACCAATCTACAACTATTTCTGGTTTATTGTATACAGTTGAAGGCATCGGCTTTATGTTAGGCGCAGCAGGGCTCAAGTATATTGCTGACCGAGTGAATTTAGGTACACTATTATTCGGGCTTGCATTTATCATTGGATTCATGGAGCTCTTATTACTGCTTGCAGATAATACTTTCTTTGCTTTACTGACATTTGGACTTTTTGGCTTTTCTGTAGGTTGTTTTTTCCCAACAACAATGGTGATTTTTCAAAAGCAGGTGCCGAAAGCGTTCCATGGTCGATTCTTTTCATTCCGCAATATGATTGATTCTGTTGTCTTTCAAATCGTTCTATTGTCAACAGGAATGATGCTAGATTTAATTGGTTTAAATGGAATGGGTCTCGTTTTTGGAATCATTAGTTTAAGCTTAACGATCTCTTTTTTACTTTTCTCAAAGAAAAAGAATGTCATTATGCATGCACAATAA
- a CDS encoding DMT family transporter — MNNFKFITLLLITTFLMGSSFAIVKLGLPYASPLLLAALRFIVAGVLMAVIVRFLKRPHPTTKANWLKILLIGTFQTAGVMGCIFLSLRTITASESSILTFTNPLLVVVLATIFTKARYRLYQWGGVILGLIGVMITMGAQIEWKIGLIFGFLSAVFWAIATLLAKKWGVLFDTWVLSAYQMLFGGLLLLLGSLVLEQPYFIVNGHSMVILLWLSIFSSIIQFAGWYYLLQNSDPGKTSAYLFLAPFFGVLTGWILLDEPLQSSFMVGGLFILVGIFLVNRNFTSARKADD, encoded by the coding sequence ATGAATAATTTTAAATTTATCACTTTATTACTAATTACAACTTTTTTAATGGGCTCATCGTTTGCCATTGTGAAATTAGGTTTACCTTACGCATCTCCATTATTATTAGCGGCATTGCGTTTTATTGTAGCTGGGGTTTTAATGGCTGTAATCGTTCGTTTTTTAAAAAGACCTCACCCAACGACAAAAGCAAATTGGTTGAAAATCCTTTTGATTGGGACATTCCAAACTGCTGGGGTAATGGGGTGTATATTTTTAAGCCTACGTACTATTACAGCTAGTGAATCTTCTATCCTTACATTTACAAATCCACTATTGGTCGTTGTGTTGGCTACTATTTTTACAAAAGCACGATACCGATTGTATCAATGGGGTGGAGTTATTCTCGGTTTAATAGGTGTTATGATTACAATGGGTGCACAAATCGAGTGGAAAATCGGACTGATTTTCGGTTTTCTATCTGCTGTTTTTTGGGCAATTGCCACACTATTAGCAAAAAAATGGGGCGTCCTATTTGATACATGGGTACTATCAGCATATCAAATGCTCTTTGGGGGATTGCTCCTCTTACTAGGTAGCTTAGTGCTGGAGCAGCCATATTTTATCGTTAACGGACATTCAATGGTTATTTTACTATGGTTAAGCATCTTCTCATCAATTATTCAATTTGCAGGATGGTACTATCTTTTACAAAATAGTGATCCAGGAAAAACGAGTGCTTATTTATTTTTAGCCCCTTTCTTTGGTGTATTAACAGGCTGGATATTATTAGATGAACCATTACAATCGTCCTTCATGGTAGGGGGGCTATTTATTTTAGTGGGTATATTTCTTGTCAATCGAAATTTTACGTCTGCAAGAAAAGCCGATGACTAA
- a CDS encoding ArsR/SmtB family transcription factor, which translates to MSINPNMAEVASLLGETSRATMLASLMDGRYHTASELAYMANIKPQTASFHLAKLVEGNLLIVEKQGRHRYFQLANEDIAQFLETFLAISPPPEIRSLKQSSQMKLLQEARTCYDHLAGKLGVHLTESMVDSGYLQKEQNEYVVTSEGVAFFTQFGLDLKNLKRKRRSFCHACLDWSERRHHLAGALGHGLLIHFLELEWITRVPTIRAIKVTEKGRKGFKQVFHIDV; encoded by the coding sequence ATGAGTATTAATCCAAATATGGCTGAAGTCGCTTCTCTGCTCGGAGAGACATCAAGAGCGACAATGCTTGCTAGCTTAATGGATGGACGCTATCATACTGCTAGTGAATTAGCATATATGGCCAACATTAAGCCTCAAACAGCTAGCTTTCACCTAGCAAAGCTTGTTGAAGGTAACCTTCTAATAGTTGAAAAGCAAGGACGTCATCGTTATTTTCAACTTGCCAATGAAGACATTGCACAGTTTTTAGAAACTTTCCTGGCGATTTCACCGCCACCCGAAATACGATCATTAAAACAATCTAGTCAAATGAAATTACTACAAGAAGCCCGAACTTGCTATGACCATTTAGCAGGTAAATTAGGTGTTCACTTAACTGAATCAATGGTCGATTCTGGATATTTGCAAAAGGAACAAAATGAATATGTAGTTACATCTGAGGGTGTAGCTTTTTTCACACAATTTGGTTTGGATTTAAAAAATTTAAAAAGAAAGCGCCGCTCTTTTTGTCACGCATGTTTGGATTGGAGTGAACGGCGTCATCATTTAGCTGGAGCACTTGGCCACGGACTGCTGATACATTTTTTAGAATTAGAATGGATTACACGAGTACCTACAATTCGTGCAATTAAGGTTACTGAAAAAGGACGAAAAGGCTTTAAACAAGTTTTTCATATTGATGTGTAA
- a CDS encoding antibiotic biosynthesis monooxygenase family protein: MDSYYAVIFTSQRTNGDNEGYAKMADTIEELAKQQPGFLRVESARNNEGQGITVSYWESLESIQHWKENAKHTVAQQLGKEKWYSHYHVEICQVMRAYSFQGE; encoded by the coding sequence ATGGATAGTTATTATGCAGTAATTTTCACATCACAGCGGACAAATGGGGATAATGAAGGCTATGCGAAAATGGCAGATACGATTGAGGAATTAGCAAAACAACAGCCTGGTTTTCTTCGTGTTGAGAGCGCTAGAAATAATGAAGGGCAAGGAATTACGGTATCGTACTGGGAATCGCTAGAATCAATTCAACATTGGAAAGAAAACGCCAAACATACTGTAGCGCAACAATTAGGAAAAGAAAAATGGTACAGTCATTACCATGTAGAAATATGCCAAGTGATGCGGGCCTATTCTTTTCAAGGAGAATGA
- the thiD gene encoding bifunctional hydroxymethylpyrimidine kinase/phosphomethylpyrimidine kinase: MKKACTIAGSAARGGAGIQADLKTFQELGVYGTSAITAFVATHPVTNQGVYTQSLEVIEAQLHTIASQIGIDALKTGMLFTKEIIELVADWLPTAHVKHIVIDPVMFGKVGTALMEEGAMNSLKDKLLPLATIMTPNMPEAEYLLGGRNLSTISDLQDAARDLHKLGTQYVLVKGGRLKGPATDVLYDGIRMLTLEAPRIDTIHTNGAGCSYSAAITAGLAQELSVEDAVIQAKKFVTAGIRRAIPFEAVAGAIDHRAYKEVGEKNILITRY, translated from the coding sequence ATGAAAAAAGCATGTACAATCGCAGGTTCAGCTGCCCGCGGTGGGGCTGGTATTCAAGCTGATTTAAAAACTTTTCAAGAACTAGGAGTGTACGGCACTTCTGCCATAACCGCTTTTGTGGCAACACACCCTGTTACAAACCAAGGAGTTTATACACAGTCGTTAGAGGTAATTGAGGCACAGCTTCATACGATAGCGTCACAAATTGGCATTGATGCTTTAAAAACAGGCATGTTATTTACCAAAGAGATAATTGAGCTTGTTGCGGACTGGCTCCCTACTGCTCATGTCAAACATATCGTCATTGATCCTGTTATGTTTGGTAAAGTAGGAACAGCTCTTATGGAGGAAGGTGCCATGAACTCCTTAAAAGACAAACTATTACCCCTTGCTACGATTATGACACCAAATATGCCTGAGGCCGAATATTTACTAGGGGGTAGAAACCTTTCTACTATTAGCGATTTACAGGATGCTGCCCGTGATTTACATAAACTTGGTACCCAATACGTACTTGTGAAAGGCGGTCGCCTTAAAGGTCCCGCAACAGATGTTTTATATGATGGCATTCGCATGCTAACATTAGAAGCGCCACGTATAGATACAATCCATACAAATGGTGCAGGTTGTTCATACTCTGCAGCGATTACTGCAGGATTAGCACAAGAACTTAGTGTTGAGGATGCGGTCATTCAAGCGAAAAAATTTGTTACAGCAGGAATACGACGAGCGATTCCTTTTGAAGCTGTTGCTGGTGCAATCGACCATCGGGCTTATAAAGAGGTTGGGGAAAAGAACATTTTGATTACTAGATATTAG
- a CDS encoding DUF418 domain-containing protein: protein MERIKLLDVARGLAIIGTLGTNIWIFGFTDYSFERVVDEAEYSTISSYISKFSDYLTNGKFLGLLTIMFGIGMQLKYASFQDRGLPWFRLYLWSMILLFIDGFLHFIFVFEFDVLMSYSLTAIVVAFIIQRSERIMKLCMYSAAAIHLFHQVVEGFLLDKFMTSQLGRTLFPNSPYANFGADRQSLAEQALLIRHENQLTEISVFTWWEQVVYRLEHFWVLRSEAIMILPMNVFLFLLGVFLVRKGLLKMDASGIRLQNRLLWIGLGIGIPLNALSLFIDQFALYDRYVFAPILSLGYLGLVFLVARHQKFVKIQQYISNVGKMALTCYIAQNIVASFLFYNWGLGLSKYASQLIIHASWLGITLFMIGFSTLWLRKYKQGPVETIWRKLGNIPVKRYQQNLS from the coding sequence ATGGAAAGAATAAAATTACTTGATGTTGCTAGAGGACTTGCCATTATCGGCACACTTGGCACGAATATTTGGATTTTTGGATTTACGGACTATTCATTTGAGAGAGTAGTAGATGAAGCCGAATATTCTACTATCAGTTCATACATATCTAAGTTTTCTGATTATTTGACAAATGGGAAATTTCTTGGACTTTTAACGATCATGTTTGGTATTGGCATGCAATTGAAATATGCTAGTTTCCAAGATAGAGGTCTGCCATGGTTTCGCCTTTATCTATGGTCTATGATTTTACTCTTTATAGATGGATTTCTTCATTTTATTTTTGTTTTTGAATTTGATGTACTGATGAGTTATTCGCTTACAGCTATTGTCGTAGCGTTTATTATTCAACGCTCTGAACGAATTATGAAACTCTGTATGTACAGTGCTGCAGCTATCCACCTTTTCCATCAAGTTGTGGAAGGCTTTCTATTAGACAAGTTTATGACTTCTCAACTTGGACGAACGTTATTTCCAAATAGTCCGTATGCCAATTTTGGTGCTGATCGTCAAAGTCTCGCTGAACAAGCTTTATTAATTCGCCATGAAAATCAATTAACTGAAATATCCGTATTTACATGGTGGGAGCAAGTCGTCTACCGTCTAGAACATTTTTGGGTCTTACGCTCAGAAGCCATTATGATTTTACCAATGAATGTTTTCTTATTTTTACTTGGGGTCTTCCTCGTAAGAAAAGGTTTATTAAAAATGGATGCAAGCGGAATTCGGCTTCAGAACCGCTTACTATGGATTGGTCTAGGCATTGGCATCCCATTAAATGCTCTCTCGCTTTTCATCGACCAATTTGCATTATATGACCGTTATGTTTTTGCCCCTATCCTATCCCTAGGTTATCTCGGCCTTGTCTTTTTAGTGGCTCGCCATCAAAAGTTCGTAAAAATTCAACAATATATAAGTAATGTTGGTAAAATGGCCCTGACATGCTATATCGCTCAAAACATCGTCGCATCCTTTTTGTTCTATAATTGGGGACTCGGTCTTTCCAAATACGCTAGCCAGCTAATAATCCATGCATCCTGGCTAGGCATTACGTTATTTATGATTGGCTTTTCTACATTATGGTTAAGGAAATATAAACAAGGCCCTGTTGAAACAATCTGGCGTAAACTTGGGAATATCCCTGTGAAACGCTATCAACAAAATCTGTCATAA
- a CDS encoding fluoride efflux transporter FluC gives MILVGIGGFLGALTRFYLGKWIVSTYPWVTFFINITGSFALGLLFGSHPSEALWHFLGIGFLGAYTTFSTFGFEMLQLVEKKKWGLALAYGCSTLIIGLLFAALGLYILA, from the coding sequence ATGATTCTTGTAGGCATAGGTGGTTTTTTAGGGGCGTTAACGAGATTTTACTTAGGAAAATGGATTGTCAGCACGTATCCATGGGTAACATTTTTTATCAATATTACAGGTTCTTTTGCTCTTGGTCTTTTATTTGGCAGCCACCCAAGTGAAGCATTATGGCATTTCTTAGGTATCGGTTTTCTAGGTGCTTACACAACGTTTTCGACGTTCGGTTTTGAAATGCTACAACTTGTGGAAAAGAAAAAATGGGGACTAGCTTTGGCCTATGGATGTAGTACATTAATAATAGGGTTACTGTTTGCTGCCCTTGGTCTTTACATTTTGGCATAA
- the crcB gene encoding fluoride efflux transporter CrcB — protein MKTFFAIGIGGFFGAISRYYLSVLLPNNANFPTTTLVINLVGCFCLAFLFTTFTNRTPFVLCLGTGFLGAFTTFSTFSVETLLLIENNQWGQALSYCFISVIGGLICAWLGAFLSRGRVQ, from the coding sequence TTGAAAACGTTTTTTGCAATAGGTATAGGTGGATTTTTTGGCGCTATATCCCGCTATTACCTTAGCGTATTACTTCCAAATAACGCTAACTTTCCAACTACAACACTTGTCATTAATTTAGTTGGATGCTTTTGTTTAGCCTTTCTTTTTACGACATTTACTAACCGTACGCCATTTGTACTTTGCCTTGGTACAGGATTTTTAGGTGCCTTCACAACCTTTTCTACCTTTTCAGTAGAGACACTTTTACTCATTGAAAATAATCAATGGGGACAAGCCCTTTCCTATTGTTTCATTAGTGTAATTGGTGGTTTAATTTGCGCATGGCTTGGTGCATTCCTTTCAAGGGGGCGAGTGCAATGA
- a CDS encoding ABC transporter ATP-binding protein, whose product MFDVLSKLSWFFKQYWKQYTVAIVLLIIASVLEVIPPYLLGNIIDILTAGTMTTAILTKYILIFIGIIVGGYVLNFVWQFRLFEGAINLEKILRRNLMQHFLRMTPTFYEKNRTGDLMARATNDLNAVSLTAGFGIMTLIDSTIYMGCIIFAMGFMISWKLTFFAMLPVPIMAILIQYLGKIVHERYMKAQDAFGELNDSVLESVAGVRVVRAYVQEKKDEAAFAEMSEIVYEKNMHTTKINALFGPITKVGTGISYVVALGYGAHLVSTEAMSLGQLVTFTVYLGLAVWPIFAIGELINVMQQGNASLDRVQETLRYEADVQNIATPQTVAAPHAIGFENLTFQYPMSQVKNLQQISLSLKKGQTLGIVGKTGSGKTTFLRQLLREYPIEAGQLSIDGIDITSQTKEQLLDWIGYVPQDHVLFSRTIRENILFGKEDATEEELKQAIYAAYFEKDLAHLPMGLETLVGEKGVSLSGGQKQRVSIARALIKDPEILILDDSLSAVDAKTEAKIIENIQRERQDRTTIITTHRLSGIQHANMIIVLDEGQIVEQGTHEQLLSQQGWYKEQFDRQQLEGGAS is encoded by the coding sequence ATGTTTGATGTATTAAGCAAATTAAGCTGGTTTTTTAAGCAATATTGGAAGCAATACACTGTAGCAATTGTGCTATTAATCATTGCTAGTGTATTAGAGGTTATTCCTCCATATTTACTGGGAAATATCATTGATATTTTAACAGCAGGAACTATGACAACAGCTATTTTAACGAAGTATATTTTGATATTTATCGGCATTATTGTTGGTGGTTATGTACTAAATTTTGTATGGCAGTTTCGTCTTTTTGAAGGTGCCATAAACCTTGAGAAAATTTTGCGTCGCAATTTGATGCAACATTTTTTACGGATGACACCGACTTTTTATGAAAAAAACCGCACGGGTGATTTAATGGCGCGTGCTACAAACGATTTAAATGCGGTGTCACTAACAGCTGGCTTTGGGATTATGACACTTATTGATTCAACCATTTATATGGGATGTATTATTTTTGCAATGGGCTTTATGATTTCGTGGAAATTAACTTTTTTTGCTATGTTACCAGTGCCCATTATGGCCATTCTTATCCAATATTTAGGTAAAATTGTCCATGAGCGTTATATGAAGGCACAGGATGCTTTTGGTGAATTAAATGATAGTGTTCTTGAGTCTGTAGCAGGTGTTCGTGTTGTACGGGCATATGTTCAAGAAAAAAAAGACGAAGCCGCATTTGCGGAAATGAGTGAAATCGTTTATGAAAAAAATATGCATACTACAAAAATAAATGCCTTATTCGGACCAATTACAAAGGTCGGTACTGGAATTAGTTATGTTGTGGCGCTCGGTTACGGTGCTCACCTAGTATCTACGGAGGCGATGTCGTTAGGGCAACTCGTAACGTTTACTGTCTATTTAGGATTAGCGGTTTGGCCAATTTTTGCAATCGGGGAACTTATTAATGTCATGCAGCAAGGTAATGCCTCACTAGACCGTGTACAGGAGACATTGCGCTATGAGGCAGATGTGCAAAATATTGCTACACCTCAAACAGTGGCAGCTCCGCATGCCATTGGATTCGAAAATTTGACCTTCCAGTATCCAATGAGTCAGGTGAAAAATCTACAACAAATTTCGTTGTCACTAAAAAAGGGGCAAACACTTGGGATAGTAGGAAAGACAGGTTCAGGAAAGACGACCTTCTTGCGCCAATTACTTCGTGAATATCCGATTGAAGCGGGGCAGCTATCGATTGATGGGATAGATATTACATCACAAACAAAGGAGCAACTACTCGATTGGATTGGATATGTACCACAGGACCATGTGTTATTCTCTCGAACAATTAGAGAAAATATTTTATTTGGGAAAGAAGATGCAACGGAAGAAGAGCTGAAACAAGCGATTTATGCAGCATATTTTGAAAAAGATTTAGCCCATCTGCCAATGGGACTTGAAACACTTGTTGGCGAAAAAGGCGTATCACTTTCTGGTGGTCAAAAACAGCGTGTGTCAATTGCACGTGCGCTTATTAAAGACCCGGAAATTTTAATACTTGATGACTCGCTTTCTGCGGTAGACGCTAAAACAGAGGCGAAAATTATAGAAAACATACAGCGAGAACGACAGGATCGAACAACTATTATAACAACCCATCGATTGTCGGGAATTCAACATGCCAATATGATTATTGTGCTAGATGAAGGGCAAATCGTAGAACAAGGAACACATGAACAGCTCCTTTCACAACAAGGCTGGTATAAAGAGCAATTTGACCGTCAACAGCTAGAAGGGGGTGCCTCATGA
- a CDS encoding ABC transporter ATP-binding protein, with protein MSTSQRLTRYAMYFKKPILLGLFFLTIAVFTELVGPFIAKHIIDNYMTIGKLEIKPITWLLLLYLILAIATAVLRYFMYIYLQMGANRVVQKLRKDVFEHIQTLPIQYFDNLPAGKIVARVTNDTEAVRNLYVQVLSNFVTSLISILGVYVALFILNWQMALLALIMVPIIYIWMILYRKFASKYNDVIRTKIADINAMINESIQGMTIIQAFRREQQMTKEFDDMNNEHYAYERKLLVLDSATSFNLVNTLRLLMFTIFIFYFGTQSMTTTQMISAGTLYAFVDYLTKLFNPITNIVNQFSQLERSLVAGKRVFEVLDIEGEPVSEVSLPRYKGNVVFNDVSFAYKNDDYVLKNLSFEAHQGETIALVGHTGSGKSSIMNLLFRFYDPSKGEISIDGIDITTVARQSMREHMGIVLQDPYLFTGTIASNVSLNNPKISREKVEESLKAVGGDRVLANLPNGYDEPVIEKGSTLSSGQRQLISFARALAFDPAILILDEATSNIDTETEEIIQHAMDVLKKGRTTFIIAHRLSTIKNADRILVLDRGEIVERGTHEELLELGGIYEKMYQMQANSLQ; from the coding sequence ATGAGTACAAGTCAACGACTAACTCGCTATGCGATGTATTTTAAAAAACCGATATTACTAGGATTATTTTTCTTAACAATTGCCGTATTTACCGAGCTTGTAGGGCCCTTTATTGCGAAGCATATAATCGATAATTATATGACGATTGGTAAACTAGAAATAAAACCAATTACCTGGCTACTACTACTGTATTTAATATTGGCAATTGCAACGGCCGTATTACGTTACTTTATGTATATTTATTTACAAATGGGGGCAAATCGCGTTGTTCAAAAACTACGTAAGGACGTTTTTGAGCATATTCAAACATTGCCGATACAATACTTTGATAACTTACCAGCAGGGAAAATTGTGGCACGGGTGACGAATGATACGGAGGCAGTCCGTAATTTATATGTACAGGTGCTTTCGAATTTCGTGACAAGTTTAATTTCAATTTTGGGCGTGTATGTTGCACTGTTTATTTTAAATTGGCAAATGGCACTTTTAGCATTAATTATGGTGCCAATCATTTATATTTGGATGATTTTATATCGAAAATTTGCTTCAAAATATAATGATGTAATTCGAACTAAAATTGCCGATATCAATGCGATGATTAACGAATCAATACAGGGTATGACCATTATTCAAGCATTCCGTCGTGAGCAGCAAATGACGAAGGAGTTTGACGATATGAATAATGAGCATTATGCCTATGAGCGTAAATTATTAGTGCTAGATTCAGCAACTTCCTTCAATTTAGTAAATACATTAAGGCTATTAATGTTTACCATTTTTATTTTCTACTTTGGAACACAGTCGATGACGACAACACAAATGATTTCTGCAGGGACTTTGTATGCATTTGTTGATTATTTAACGAAACTATTTAATCCAATAACAAACATTGTCAATCAATTTTCTCAGCTAGAACGCTCGCTCGTTGCAGGGAAGCGTGTGTTTGAGGTGTTAGATATAGAGGGTGAACCTGTATCGGAAGTTAGTCTTCCTAGATATAAAGGGAATGTAGTATTTAACGATGTTTCCTTTGCATATAAAAACGACGATTATGTATTGAAAAACTTATCTTTTGAAGCGCATCAAGGGGAAACAATTGCGCTTGTTGGTCATACGGGGTCTGGTAAAAGTTCCATTATGAATTTATTATTCCGCTTCTATGATCCTTCTAAAGGGGAAATTTCAATTGATGGTATTGATATTACAACCGTCGCGCGTCAATCAATGCGTGAGCATATGGGTATTGTATTACAAGATCCTTATTTATTTACAGGAACGATTGCTTCAAACGTGAGCTTAAATAATCCGAAAATTTCACGTGAAAAAGTGGAGGAATCTTTAAAAGCAGTTGGTGGTGATCGTGTTTTAGCAAACTTGCCTAATGGCTACGATGAACCAGTTATTGAAAAAGGAAGTACATTATCTTCAGGTCAGCGACAACTCATTTCCTTTGCCCGCGCACTTGCCTTTGATCCAGCAATATTAATATTAGATGAAGCGACGTCTAATATTGATACAGAGACAGAAGAAATTATTCAACATGCGATGGATGTTTTGAAAAAAGGTCGGACAACATTTATCATTGCCCATCGTTTATCAACAATTAAAAATGCGGATCGTATTCTTGTATTAGACCGTGGGGAAATTGTTGAGCGTGGTACGCACGAGGAGCTATTAGAGCTTGGCGGAATTTATGAAAAAATGTATCAAATGCAGGCTAACTCATTGCAATAA